Genomic window (Achromobacter sp. B7):
TGCACGGTCGGCTACGCGCGGCGCTTGGAGCGCATCGCGATTTCCTCGTCGTCATTGCAACCGCCCACGGGCGCCGCCGCCATCGACGATGGTCGCAGCCGCCTGGTGCTGAACCTGGTGCTGCGCAACCGCTACGACAAGCCGCAGCATTGGCCGGCGCTGGTGCTGGACCTGACGGATCTGTCCGACACGGTCGTGGTGCGCCGCGTGTTGCGGCCCGAAGACTACCTGACGCCCGAGCAACTGCGCGGGCCGTTCGCGCCGGCGGGCGAGCTGAAGATTTCCGTGCCCATTGAAGTGACTGGTGTTCAGGTCAATGGCTACCAACTTGATAAGTTCTTTCCTTAAAGGATGACACGCATGGCAACCCCCGTCCTGGTTTGCGGTTCGATGGCGTTCGACACGATCGCCGTGTTCGAAGGCCGCTTCAAAGAGCACATTCTTGCCGACCGCATCCAGTCGTTGAGCGTGTCGTTCCTGGTGCCCAGCATGCGCAAGGAATATGGCGGTTGCTCGGGCAACATCGCCTACAACATGAATCTGCTGGGCGGCAAGCCGCTGCCCGTGGCCACCGTGGGCGAAGACGCCGGCGAATACCTGGAACGCCTGTCGGCCCTGGGCATCGACATCGCCCGCGTCAAGGTGATTCCCGATACGTTCACCGCGCAGTGCTTCATCACCACCGACCTGGACGACAACCAGATCACCGCTTTCCACCCGGGCGCCATGTCGTTCTCGGCCGACAACGACCTGAGCGATGCGCAAGCGGCCTGGGCCATCGTTGCCCCGGACGCCAAGGAAGGCATGTTCGCGCACGCCGAACGCCTGCACGCGCGTGGCATCCCGTTCATCTTTGACCTGGGCCAGGCGATGCCGCTGTTCGACGGCGCCGACCTGGAACGCATGCTGAAGATGGCGCGCGCCCTGACCGTGAATGACTACGAAGCCGGCGTTGTCGAACAGCGCACGGGCCGCGGCATGGCGGACATTGCCGCCACGTTGGAAGCCGTGGTCGTGACGCGCGGAGCCGAAGGCGCCACGCTCTTGACCGGCGGCAAGACGATCCAGATCGCGCCGGTGCGCGCCACGCAAGTGGTCGACCCGACCGGTTGCGGCGACGCGCAGCGCGGCGGCCTGCTTTACGGCCTGACCAGCGGCTGGAACTGGGAAGACAGCTGCCGCCTGGGCAACGTCATGGGCGCCATCAAGATCGCCTCGCGCGGCCCGCAGAATCACGCGCCGTCGCGCGCCGATATCGACGCGGT
Coding sequences:
- a CDS encoding carbohydrate kinase family protein, which encodes MATPVLVCGSMAFDTIAVFEGRFKEHILADRIQSLSVSFLVPSMRKEYGGCSGNIAYNMNLLGGKPLPVATVGEDAGEYLERLSALGIDIARVKVIPDTFTAQCFITTDLDDNQITAFHPGAMSFSADNDLSDAQAAWAIVAPDAKEGMFAHAERLHARGIPFIFDLGQAMPLFDGADLERMLKMARALTVNDYEAGVVEQRTGRGMADIAATLEAVVVTRGAEGATLLTGGKTIQIAPVRATQVVDPTGCGDAQRGGLLYGLTSGWNWEDSCRLGNVMGAIKIASRGPQNHAPSRADIDAVLHATYGIHLPA